One genomic segment of Falco peregrinus isolate bFalPer1 chromosome 7, bFalPer1.pri, whole genome shotgun sequence includes these proteins:
- the PPIL4 gene encoding peptidyl-prolyl cis-trans isomerase-like 4 isoform X1 translates to MAVLLETTLGDLVIDLYTEERPRACLNFLKLCKVKYYNYCLIYNVQRDFIIQTGDPMGTGRGGESIFCQLYGDQARFFEAEKAPRIKHKKKGTVSMVNNGNDQHGSQFLITTGENLDYLDGVHTVFGEVTEGMDVLKTINETFVDKDFIPYQDIRINHTVILDDPFEDPPGLSVPDRSPEPTKEQLDSGRIGADEEIDDLKGRSADEIEEVQAEKEAKTRAILLEMVGDLPDAEVKPPENVLFVCKLNPVTTDEDLEIIFSRFGPIKSCEVIRDWKTGESLCYAFIEFEKEEDCEKAYFKMDNVLIDDRRIHVDFSQSVAKIKWKGKGGRYTKDDFREYEKERDKPSKLTLKEKVKPKQDAKYDLVLDEDIEESQTSQSHLAKKQKKKKHHHSEDEEDDKRTKKSKDSDRKYEERCREKMRSEKKDRHRSRSRSQERDYTYSKQKDKYKDDYRTRDWDKKADRSRSPKKSKDKERSKYR, encoded by the exons ATGGCCGTGCTGCTGGAGACCACGCTGGGCGATCTGGTGATCGACCTGTACACGGAGGAGCGGCCCCGCG CTTGTCTGAATTTTCTGAAGCTCTGCAAAGTCAAGTACTACAACTATTGTCTTATTTATAATGTACAG AGGGATTTTATTATACAAACTGGTGACCCCATGGGGACTGGCCGTGGAGGGGAATCCATATTTTG TCAACTGTATGGTGATCAAGCTAGATTTTTTGAGGCAGAAAAAGCACCGAGAATCAAGCACAAGAAGAAGGGAACTGTGTCAATGGTGAATAATGGCAATGATCAGCATGGATCGCAG TTTCTCATTACTACAGGGGAAAACCTGGATTACCTTGATGGTGTGCATACAGTATTTGGAGAAGTGACAGAAGGCATGGACGTATTGAAGACAATTAATGAAACCTTTGTAGATAAGGATTTTATCCCATATCAAGATATCAG gATAAATCATACAGTAATTTTGGATGATCCATTTGAAGATCCACCTGGCTTGTCTGTTCCTGATCGCTCACCAGAACCTACTAAGGAACAGCTAGAT AGTGGCAGAATAGGAGCAGACGAAGAAATTGATGACTTGAAAGGACGATCTGCAGATGAAATAGAAgaagtgcaggcagaaaaagaagcaaaaactCGTGCCATTCTTTTGGAAATG GTGGGAGATTTACCAGATGCAGAGGTCAAGCCACCAGAAAATGTGCTGTTTGTTTGTAAATTGAATCCTGTGACGACAGATGAAGATCTAGAGATAATATTTTCACGATTTGGTCCCATTAAAAG ctgtgaagtGATCAGAGACTGGAAGACTGGTGAATCTCTTTGTTATGCTTTCATTGAGTTTGAAAAG GAGGAGGACTGTGAGAAAGCCTACTTCAAAATGGACAATGTGCTGATAGATGACAGGCGGATACACGTGGATTTTAGCCAGTCTGTTGCAAAGATTAAGTGGAAGGGAAAAG GTGGGCGGTATACCAAGGATGATTTCAGAGAGTATGAAAAGGAACGTGACAAACCTTCAAAACTTACTCTGAAAGAGAAGGTAAAACCAAAGCAGGA TGCTAAGTATGACCTTGTGCTGGATGAGGATATAGAAGAGTCTCAAACAAGTCAGTCACACTTGgctaaaaaacaaaagaagaaaaagcaccaCCACTCTGAAGATGAAGAGGATGACAAGAGGACCAAAAAATCTAAG GATTCTGATCGGAAATATGAAGAACGCTGTAGAGAGAAGATGAGGAGTGAGAAGAAAGACAGGCATCGGAGTCGCAGCCGATCTCAAGAGAGAGACTACACttacagcaaacaaaaagacaaatacaaaGACGACTACCGAACAAGAGACTGGGataaaaaagcagacagaagcagAAGTCCTAAGAAATCGAAAGACAAAGAAAGGTCCAAGTACAGATGA
- the PPIL4 gene encoding peptidyl-prolyl cis-trans isomerase-like 4 isoform X2: MGTGRGGESIFCQLYGDQARFFEAEKAPRIKHKKKGTVSMVNNGNDQHGSQFLITTGENLDYLDGVHTVFGEVTEGMDVLKTINETFVDKDFIPYQDIRINHTVILDDPFEDPPGLSVPDRSPEPTKEQLDSGRIGADEEIDDLKGRSADEIEEVQAEKEAKTRAILLEMVGDLPDAEVKPPENVLFVCKLNPVTTDEDLEIIFSRFGPIKSCEVIRDWKTGESLCYAFIEFEKEEDCEKAYFKMDNVLIDDRRIHVDFSQSVAKIKWKGKGGRYTKDDFREYEKERDKPSKLTLKEKVKPKQDAKYDLVLDEDIEESQTSQSHLAKKQKKKKHHHSEDEEDDKRTKKSKDSDRKYEERCREKMRSEKKDRHRSRSRSQERDYTYSKQKDKYKDDYRTRDWDKKADRSRSPKKSKDKERSKYR, translated from the exons ATGGGGACTGGCCGTGGAGGGGAATCCATATTTTG TCAACTGTATGGTGATCAAGCTAGATTTTTTGAGGCAGAAAAAGCACCGAGAATCAAGCACAAGAAGAAGGGAACTGTGTCAATGGTGAATAATGGCAATGATCAGCATGGATCGCAG TTTCTCATTACTACAGGGGAAAACCTGGATTACCTTGATGGTGTGCATACAGTATTTGGAGAAGTGACAGAAGGCATGGACGTATTGAAGACAATTAATGAAACCTTTGTAGATAAGGATTTTATCCCATATCAAGATATCAG gATAAATCATACAGTAATTTTGGATGATCCATTTGAAGATCCACCTGGCTTGTCTGTTCCTGATCGCTCACCAGAACCTACTAAGGAACAGCTAGAT AGTGGCAGAATAGGAGCAGACGAAGAAATTGATGACTTGAAAGGACGATCTGCAGATGAAATAGAAgaagtgcaggcagaaaaagaagcaaaaactCGTGCCATTCTTTTGGAAATG GTGGGAGATTTACCAGATGCAGAGGTCAAGCCACCAGAAAATGTGCTGTTTGTTTGTAAATTGAATCCTGTGACGACAGATGAAGATCTAGAGATAATATTTTCACGATTTGGTCCCATTAAAAG ctgtgaagtGATCAGAGACTGGAAGACTGGTGAATCTCTTTGTTATGCTTTCATTGAGTTTGAAAAG GAGGAGGACTGTGAGAAAGCCTACTTCAAAATGGACAATGTGCTGATAGATGACAGGCGGATACACGTGGATTTTAGCCAGTCTGTTGCAAAGATTAAGTGGAAGGGAAAAG GTGGGCGGTATACCAAGGATGATTTCAGAGAGTATGAAAAGGAACGTGACAAACCTTCAAAACTTACTCTGAAAGAGAAGGTAAAACCAAAGCAGGA TGCTAAGTATGACCTTGTGCTGGATGAGGATATAGAAGAGTCTCAAACAAGTCAGTCACACTTGgctaaaaaacaaaagaagaaaaagcaccaCCACTCTGAAGATGAAGAGGATGACAAGAGGACCAAAAAATCTAAG GATTCTGATCGGAAATATGAAGAACGCTGTAGAGAGAAGATGAGGAGTGAGAAGAAAGACAGGCATCGGAGTCGCAGCCGATCTCAAGAGAGAGACTACACttacagcaaacaaaaagacaaatacaaaGACGACTACCGAACAAGAGACTGGGataaaaaagcagacagaagcagAAGTCCTAAGAAATCGAAAGACAAAGAAAGGTCCAAGTACAGATGA